The Streptomyces sp. NBC_01689 genome includes a window with the following:
- a CDS encoding ABC transporter ATP-binding protein: MRSDPVVQVQALVKRYGTKTAVDGLDLVAGAGVTAVLGPNGAGKTTTVETCEGYRRPDSGTVRVLGLDPVRQSRELHTRIGVMLQSGGVYSGARADEMLRHVAKLHARPLDVDALITRLGLDGCGRTTYRRLSGGQQQRLALAMAVVGRPELVFLDEPTAGLDPQARRATWDLVRDLRDDGVSVILTTHHMDEAEQLADDVAIIDAGRVVAQGSPEELCRGGAENTLRFSGRPGLDVGSLLKALPADCTAAELTPGSYRVGGKVDPQLLATVTSWCAQHGVMPEKISVERHTLEDVFLELTGRELRS, translated from the coding sequence ATGCGAAGCGACCCCGTGGTCCAGGTCCAGGCCCTGGTGAAGCGCTACGGCACGAAGACCGCGGTGGACGGCCTCGACCTGGTGGCCGGGGCGGGCGTCACCGCCGTCCTCGGTCCCAACGGCGCCGGCAAGACGACCACGGTCGAGACCTGCGAGGGGTACCGGAGGCCGGATTCCGGCACGGTGCGCGTCCTGGGCCTCGACCCGGTGAGACAGTCCCGCGAGCTGCACACCCGTATCGGGGTGATGCTCCAGTCCGGAGGGGTGTACTCCGGCGCGCGGGCCGACGAGATGCTCCGGCACGTGGCGAAACTGCACGCCCGCCCGCTGGACGTCGACGCGCTCATCACGCGCCTGGGTCTCGACGGCTGCGGCCGCACCACCTACCGGCGGCTGTCCGGCGGCCAGCAGCAGCGGCTCGCGCTCGCGATGGCCGTGGTCGGCCGCCCCGAACTGGTCTTCCTCGACGAGCCGACCGCGGGCCTCGACCCGCAGGCCCGCCGTGCCACCTGGGACCTGGTCCGCGACCTGCGGGACGACGGGGTCTCCGTCATCCTCACCACGCACCACATGGACGAGGCCGAGCAGCTCGCCGACGACGTCGCGATCATCGACGCGGGCAGGGTCGTCGCCCAGGGCTCCCCGGAGGAGCTGTGCCGCGGCGGCGCCGAGAACACCCTGCGGTTCAGCGGCCGCCCCGGCCTCGACGTGGGCTCCCTGCTCAAGGCCCTCCCGGCGGACTGCACGGCGGCCGAGCTGACCCCCGGCTCCTACCGGGTGGGCGGGAAGGTCGATCCGCAGCTGCTGGCCACCGTCACTTCCTGGTGCGCCCAGCACGGGGTGATGCCGGAGAAGATCTCCGTCGAACGGCACACCCTCGAAGACGTGTTTCTGGAACTGACCGGCAGGGAGCTGCGTTCATGA
- a CDS encoding heme o synthase, with the protein MCVTAVESRPAGVLGTSSSPSHRPFGARVKAFVALTKPRIIELLLITTVPVMFLAQQGVPDLGLVLLTCLGGYLSAGGANALNMYIDRDIDALMERTSQRPLVTGMVSPRECLAFGITLAVVSTLLFGLTVNWLSAWLSLGALLFYVVVYTMLLKRRTSQNIVWGGIAGCLPVLIGWSSVTDSLSWAPVILFLVMFFWTPPHYWPLSMKVKDDYARVGVPMLPVVASNKVVARQIVIYSWVMVAVSLLLTPLGYTGWFYTAVALGAGGFWLWEAHGLQNRAKAEVTGGKLKEMRLFHWSITYVSILFVAVAVDPFLR; encoded by the coding sequence GTGTGCGTGACGGCCGTCGAATCCCGTCCAGCGGGGGTGCTCGGGACGAGCAGCAGCCCAAGCCACCGGCCGTTCGGGGCCCGTGTCAAGGCGTTCGTGGCGCTCACCAAGCCACGAATCATCGAACTGCTCCTGATCACCACCGTTCCGGTGATGTTCCTGGCCCAGCAGGGTGTACCGGACCTCGGGCTGGTCCTGCTCACCTGCCTCGGCGGCTATCTGTCCGCGGGCGGCGCCAACGCGCTCAACATGTACATCGACCGTGACATCGACGCCCTGATGGAGCGGACCTCGCAGCGTCCCCTGGTGACCGGCATGGTCAGTCCTCGGGAGTGCCTGGCCTTCGGCATCACGCTGGCGGTCGTCTCGACACTGCTGTTCGGGCTGACCGTCAACTGGCTGTCCGCGTGGCTGTCACTCGGAGCGCTCCTCTTCTACGTCGTCGTCTACACGATGCTCCTCAAGCGGCGTACGTCCCAGAACATCGTCTGGGGCGGCATCGCGGGCTGTCTCCCGGTCCTCATCGGCTGGTCGTCCGTCACGGACTCCCTCTCCTGGGCGCCCGTCATCCTCTTCCTCGTCATGTTCTTCTGGACGCCGCCGCACTACTGGCCGCTGTCCATGAAGGTCAAGGACGACTACGCGCGCGTCGGCGTGCCGATGCTGCCGGTGGTCGCCTCCAACAAGGTGGTCGCCCGCCAGATCGTCATCTACAGCTGGGTGATGGTCGCGGTCTCGCTGCTGCTCACCCCGCTCGGCTACACCGGCTGGTTCTACACGGCGGTCGCGTTGGGCGCCGGCGGGTTCTGGCTGTGGGAGGCGCACGGTCTGCAGAACCGCGCCAAGGCCGAGGTGACCGGCGGGAAGCTCAAGGAGATGCGGCTGTTCCACTGGTCGATCACCTATGTGTCGATCCTCTTCGTGGCCGTCGCGGTGGACCCCTTCCTCCGCTAG
- a CDS encoding helix-turn-helix transcriptional regulator, which translates to MKNVGEARETPTGAPQEELATGERSTRNRVARSILDHGPSTVADLAGRLGLTQAAVRRHLDALVADDVVEAREQRVYGARTRGRPAKVFALTDCGRDAFDQSYDTLAADALRWIAEREGGDEAVVAFARARIAAQAEAYREAIGSAPPEGRTEALAKALSADGYAATARSAPVGEQLCQHHCPVAHVAEQFPQLCEAETEFFSQLLGTHVQRLATIAHGDGVCTTFIPKISKSDQRDPHASASTAGRNPA; encoded by the coding sequence GTGAAAAACGTTGGCGAGGCTCGGGAGACCCCCACGGGGGCCCCGCAGGAGGAACTCGCGACCGGTGAGCGGTCCACCCGCAACCGGGTCGCGCGGTCCATCCTGGACCACGGCCCGTCGACGGTGGCCGACCTCGCGGGACGGCTGGGGCTGACCCAGGCCGCCGTGCGCCGCCACCTCGACGCGCTCGTCGCCGACGACGTCGTGGAAGCACGTGAGCAGCGGGTCTACGGCGCACGGACGCGCGGCCGGCCCGCCAAGGTGTTCGCCCTGACCGACTGCGGCCGGGACGCCTTCGACCAGTCCTACGACACGCTCGCCGCGGACGCCCTGCGCTGGATCGCGGAGCGTGAGGGCGGGGACGAGGCGGTCGTCGCCTTCGCCCGCGCCCGCATCGCCGCCCAGGCGGAGGCGTACCGCGAGGCCATCGGCTCCGCGCCCCCCGAGGGACGCACCGAAGCGTTGGCCAAGGCCCTGAGCGCGGACGGGTACGCTGCTACGGCGCGTAGCGCACCGGTCGGCGAGCAGCTCTGCCAGCACCACTGCCCGGTCGCGCATGTCGCCGAGCAGTTCCCGCAGCTGTGCGAGGCGGAGACCGAGTTCTTCTCCCAGCTGCTCGGCACGCATGTCCAGCGACTGGCCACCATCGCCCACGGCGACGGTGTGTGCACGACGTTCATCCCCAAGATTTCCAAGTCCGATCAGCGCGATCCCCACGCATCTGCAAGCACCGCCGGGAGGAACCCCGCATGA
- the sufB gene encoding Fe-S cluster assembly protein SufB, with product MTLPIEETAHPELEGLGTYEYGWADSDVAGASAKRGINEDVVRDISAKKNEPEWMTKLRLKGLRLFEKKPMPNWGSDLSGIDFDNIKYFVRSTEKQAESWEDLPEDIKNTYDKLGIPEAEKQRLVAGVAAQYESEVVYHQIREDLEEQGVIFLDTDTALKEHPELFKEYFGTVIPVGDNKFASLNTAVWSGGSFIYVPKGVHVEIPLQAYFRINTENMGQFERTLIIVDEDAYVHYVEGCTAPIYKSDSLHSAVVEIIVKKGARCRYTTIQNWSNNVYNLVTKRAVAYEGATMEWIDGNIGSKVTMKYPAVYLMGEHAKGETLSIAFAGEGQHQDAGSKMVHMAPNTSSNIVSKSVARGGGRTSYRGLVEIGEGAHGSKSNVLCDALLVDTISRSDTYPYVDVREDDVSMGHEATVSKVSEDQLFYLMSRGMTEFEAMAMIVRGFVEPIAKELPMEYALELNRLIELQMEGAVG from the coding sequence ATGACGCTCCCCATCGAGGAGACTGCCCACCCCGAGCTCGAGGGACTGGGTACGTACGAATACGGCTGGGCCGACTCCGACGTGGCCGGTGCCTCTGCCAAGCGCGGCATCAACGAGGACGTCGTCCGCGACATCTCGGCCAAGAAGAACGAGCCGGAGTGGATGACCAAGCTCCGCCTCAAGGGCCTGCGCCTGTTCGAGAAGAAGCCCATGCCCAACTGGGGCTCGGACCTGTCGGGCATCGACTTCGACAACATCAAGTACTTCGTGCGCTCCACGGAGAAGCAGGCGGAGTCCTGGGAGGACCTGCCCGAGGACATCAAGAACACGTACGACAAGCTCGGCATCCCGGAGGCGGAGAAGCAGCGCCTCGTCGCCGGTGTCGCGGCGCAGTACGAGTCCGAGGTCGTCTACCACCAGATCCGCGAGGACCTGGAGGAGCAGGGCGTCATCTTCCTGGACACCGACACCGCGCTCAAGGAGCACCCGGAGCTCTTCAAGGAGTACTTCGGCACGGTCATCCCGGTCGGCGACAACAAGTTCGCGTCGCTGAACACCGCGGTGTGGTCCGGCGGCTCCTTCATCTACGTGCCGAAGGGCGTGCACGTCGAGATCCCGCTCCAGGCCTACTTCCGCATCAACACGGAGAACATGGGCCAGTTCGAGCGGACGCTGATCATCGTCGACGAGGACGCCTACGTCCACTACGTCGAGGGCTGCACCGCGCCGATCTACAAGTCGGACTCCCTGCACTCCGCGGTCGTCGAGATCATCGTGAAGAAGGGCGCCCGCTGCCGTTACACGACCATCCAGAACTGGTCGAACAACGTCTACAACCTGGTCACCAAGCGCGCCGTGGCGTACGAGGGCGCGACCATGGAGTGGATCGACGGCAACATCGGCTCCAAGGTCACCATGAAGTACCCGGCCGTCTACCTGATGGGCGAGCACGCCAAGGGCGAGACCCTGTCCATCGCCTTCGCGGGCGAGGGCCAGCACCAGGACGCCGGCTCCAAGATGGTCCACATGGCGCCGAACACCTCGTCGAACATCGTCTCCAAGTCGGTGGCGCGCGGCGGTGGCCGGACCTCGTACCGCGGTCTGGTCGAGATCGGCGAGGGCGCCCACGGCTCGAAGTCCAACGTGCTGTGCGACGCGCTGCTCGTCGACACGATCTCCCGCTCGGACACGTACCCCTACGTGGACGTCCGTGAGGACGACGTGTCCATGGGTCACGAGGCGACCGTCTCCAAGGTCTCCGAGGACCAGCTCTTCTACCTGATGAGCCGCGGCATGACCGAGTTCGAGGCCATGGCGATGATCGTGCGCGGCTTCGTCGAGCCGATCGCCAAGGAGCTCCCGATGGAGTACGCCCTCGAACTCAACCGGCTGATCGAGCTGCAGATGGAAGGCGCGGTCGGCTAA
- a CDS encoding amidohydrolase family protein, whose amino-acid sequence MIETPSLVDQYCHGVLRTELGLGTFEAHLARTEGPPAPGTTLFDTQTGFAVRRWCPPLLDLEPHCPPARYLARRRELGVLEAGRRLLRGSGVTTFLVDTGLPGDLTGPGEMASTGAADAHEIVRLELLAEQVADTSGTVESFLANLAESVHGAAANAVAFTSVAGGRHGLALAPEPPGPGEVRGAAGRWLADRRVGGALSDPVLLRHLLWIAVASGLPLQLHAGLGEPGLRIDRTDPVLLTDFARATAGLGTDLVLLHGYPYHRHAAHLAGVFPHVYADLGAALVRTGARAAAVLSEILELAPFGKLLFSSGAHGLPELHVVGARLFREALTRVLGTWVAEGAWSPADAQRVAGLIAAENARRVYGVR is encoded by the coding sequence ATGATCGAAACGCCGTCCCTGGTGGACCAGTACTGCCACGGGGTGCTGAGGACGGAGCTGGGCCTCGGCACCTTCGAGGCCCACCTCGCCAGAACCGAGGGGCCCCCGGCCCCCGGCACCACGCTCTTCGACACCCAGACCGGCTTCGCGGTACGCCGCTGGTGCCCGCCCCTGCTCGACCTGGAGCCGCACTGCCCGCCCGCCCGCTATCTCGCCCGGCGGCGCGAACTCGGCGTCCTGGAAGCGGGCCGCAGGCTGCTGCGCGGCAGCGGCGTCACCACCTTCCTCGTGGACACCGGACTTCCCGGCGACCTGACCGGGCCGGGCGAGATGGCCTCCACCGGGGCCGCCGACGCCCACGAGATCGTCCGTCTGGAACTGCTGGCGGAACAGGTCGCGGACACCTCCGGCACCGTCGAGTCCTTCCTCGCCAATCTCGCCGAGTCGGTCCACGGAGCCGCCGCGAACGCCGTCGCCTTCACCTCGGTGGCGGGCGGACGGCACGGCCTCGCCCTCGCTCCCGAACCCCCCGGGCCAGGCGAGGTACGGGGTGCGGCGGGCCGGTGGCTCGCGGACCGACGGGTCGGCGGGGCGCTCAGCGACCCCGTCCTGCTGCGCCATCTGCTGTGGATCGCGGTCGCCTCGGGACTGCCCCTGCAGCTCCACGCGGGCCTCGGCGAACCGGGGCTGCGGATCGACCGCACCGACCCCGTCCTGCTCACCGACTTCGCGCGCGCCACGGCCGGTCTCGGCACCGACCTGGTGCTGCTGCACGGCTATCCGTACCACCGGCACGCGGCGCACCTCGCCGGGGTCTTCCCGCACGTGTACGCCGACCTGGGCGCCGCGCTGGTGCGCACCGGGGCCCGCGCCGCGGCCGTCCTCTCCGAGATCCTGGAGCTCGCGCCCTTCGGCAAGCTCCTCTTCTCCAGCGGAGCGCACGGCCTGCCCGAACTCCATGTGGTCGGCGCCCGTCTCTTCCGCGAGGCGCTGACCCGGGTGCTCGGCACCTGGGTCGCGGAGGGTGCCTGGTCACCGGCGGACGCGCAGCGGGTGGCCGGGCTGATCGCGGCGGAGAACGCGCGACGGGTGTACGGGGTGCGGTGA
- a CDS encoding ABC transporter permease, translating to MTTAGTYTPSPGAAPLPRMIGAQAALETRMLLRNGEQLLLTVVIPALLLVLFGSVDIVDTGKGKAVDFLTPGILALAVMSTAFTGQAIATGFERRYGVLKRLAASPLPRWGLMTAKTASVLVTEILQVVLLTAIAFALGWSPHGGPAAVLLLLVLGTAAFSGLGLLMAGTLKAEATLAAANLVFLLLLVGGGVVVPMDKFPAGVQDVLGLLPISALSDGLRDVLQHGAGMPWGDLGILAVWAVVALTAAARFFRWE from the coding sequence ATGACCACCGCCGGCACCTACACCCCGAGCCCGGGGGCGGCCCCGCTCCCCCGCATGATCGGCGCGCAGGCCGCGCTCGAGACGAGGATGCTGCTGCGCAACGGCGAGCAGCTCCTGCTCACGGTCGTCATCCCGGCGCTCCTGCTGGTCCTGTTCGGCTCGGTGGACATCGTCGACACCGGCAAGGGCAAGGCCGTCGACTTCCTGACCCCCGGCATCCTGGCGCTCGCGGTGATGTCGACGGCCTTCACCGGCCAGGCCATCGCCACGGGCTTCGAGCGGCGCTACGGGGTCCTGAAGCGGCTGGCCGCCTCGCCGCTCCCCCGTTGGGGCCTGATGACCGCGAAGACGGCGTCGGTGCTGGTCACGGAGATCCTCCAGGTCGTCCTGCTGACGGCGATCGCCTTCGCGCTGGGCTGGTCGCCGCACGGCGGCCCGGCCGCCGTCCTGCTCCTGCTGGTCCTCGGCACGGCCGCGTTCTCCGGGCTCGGCCTGCTGATGGCCGGCACGCTGAAGGCGGAGGCGACCCTGGCCGCCGCGAACCTGGTGTTCCTGCTGCTGCTGGTGGGCGGCGGAGTGGTCGTCCCGATGGACAAGTTCCCCGCCGGCGTCCAGGACGTGCTGGGTCTGCTGCCGATCTCGGCGCTCTCGGACGGCCTGCGGGACGTGCTCCAGCACGGCGCGGGCATGCCGTGGGGCGACCTCGGGATCCTGGCCGTCTGGGCGGTCGTCGCGCTGACGGCCGCGGCACGCTTCTTCCGCTGGGAGTGA
- a CDS encoding aminoglycoside N(3)-acetyltransferase, with protein MSTPLPTGPLVTRGSLAAELRALGVRPGEALLVHSSLRSLGWVSGGPVAVVQSLLDALGPDGTLVVPTQSGDLSDPALWSRPPVPEEWWPAIRATMPAYDPLVTPSHGLGVIPETVRTWPGALRSAHPHTSFAALGPRAAEIVDGHAPDCRLGERSPLARLEALGARVLLLGSGYDTCTSFHLAEYRIPAPLVEVGRPVRTEGGATRWEVVMEVAIDSDRFDQLGADFERDRPVVRGRVGAADVRLFPVADAVAYAERWLALHRPGAPFPDAAPGARRHRTRP; from the coding sequence ATGTCGACACCCCTTCCCACCGGCCCTCTCGTCACCCGGGGCAGCCTCGCCGCCGAGCTGCGCGCCCTCGGCGTACGCCCCGGGGAGGCACTCCTCGTGCACTCCTCGCTCCGGTCCCTCGGATGGGTCAGCGGCGGACCCGTCGCGGTCGTCCAGAGCCTGCTCGACGCGCTGGGTCCCGACGGCACGCTGGTGGTCCCCACACAGTCCGGCGACCTGTCCGACCCGGCCCTGTGGAGCCGTCCGCCGGTGCCCGAGGAGTGGTGGCCCGCCATCCGGGCGACGATGCCCGCCTACGACCCCCTCGTCACCCCCAGCCACGGACTCGGCGTGATCCCGGAGACGGTCCGCACCTGGCCCGGCGCCCTGCGCAGCGCGCACCCGCACACCTCCTTCGCGGCGCTCGGTCCACGGGCGGCCGAGATCGTCGACGGGCACGCCCCGGACTGCCGGCTGGGCGAGCGCAGCCCGCTGGCCCGGCTGGAGGCCCTCGGCGCCCGGGTGCTCCTGCTCGGCTCGGGCTACGACACGTGCACCAGCTTCCACCTCGCCGAGTACCGGATACCGGCGCCGCTCGTCGAGGTGGGACGCCCGGTACGGACGGAAGGGGGAGCGACCCGGTGGGAGGTGGTCATGGAGGTCGCCATCGACTCCGACCGCTTCGACCAGCTGGGTGCCGACTTCGAGCGGGACCGCCCCGTCGTGCGCGGGCGGGTGGGCGCCGCCGACGTCCGCCTGTTCCCGGTCGCGGACGCGGTGGCGTACGCGGAGCGCTGGCTCGCGCTGCACCGCCCCGGTGCGCCCTTCCCCGATGCGGCCCCCGGCGCCCGCCGCCACCGGACACGTCCCTAG
- the tkt gene encoding transketolase encodes MSTKPTTTDLEWTELDQRAVDTARVLAADAVQKVGNGHPGTAMSLAPAAYTLFQKVMRHDPADPDWTGRDRFVLSAGHSSLTLYTQLYLAGFGLELDDLESFRTWGSRTPGHPEYGHTPGVETTTGPLGQGVANAVGFAMASRYERGLFDPDTPQGESPFDHFIYCIAGDGCLQEGISAEASSMAGHQELGNLILLWDDNHISIEGDTETAVSEDTVKRYEAYGWHVQRVAPKPDGDLDPHAIYNAIQAAKLVTDKPSFIAMRSIIAWPAPNAQNTEAAHGSALGDDEVAATKRVLGFDPELSFAVADEVLAHTRQALDRGREQRAEWEKGYQEWRAAQPARAAEFDRIAACELPEGWEDKLPAFETGKGVATRAASGKVLQALGAVIPELWGGSADLAGSNNTTIDKNSSFLPADNPLPGANPYGRTIHFGIREHSMAAEMNGITLHGNTRVYGGTFLTFSDYMRNSVRLSALMHLPVTYVWTHDSIGLGEDGPTHQPVEHIASLRAIPGLNVVRPADANETAIAWREILKRYTKVFGEGAPHGLALTRQGVPTYDRDENAAKGGYVLFEAEGGEPEVILIATGSEVHVAVEAREQLQADGVPTRVVSMPCVEWFDEQDQAYRDSVLPPSVRARVSVEAGIGLTWHRFVGDAGRIVSLEHFGASADGKVLFREYGFTAENVAAAARESIAAAQL; translated from the coding sequence GTGAGCACCAAGCCGACCACCACAGACCTCGAGTGGACCGAGTTGGACCAGCGGGCCGTCGACACCGCCCGTGTCCTGGCCGCCGATGCCGTACAGAAGGTCGGCAACGGCCATCCCGGTACGGCGATGAGTCTGGCGCCTGCCGCGTACACCCTCTTCCAGAAGGTGATGCGGCACGACCCGGCGGATCCCGACTGGACCGGACGCGACCGCTTCGTACTGTCCGCCGGCCATTCGTCCCTGACCCTCTACACGCAGCTCTACCTGGCCGGGTTCGGCCTGGAGCTGGACGACCTGGAGTCCTTCCGCACCTGGGGCTCGCGCACTCCGGGCCACCCCGAGTACGGACACACCCCCGGCGTGGAGACCACGACGGGCCCGCTGGGCCAGGGTGTCGCCAACGCGGTGGGCTTCGCGATGGCCTCGCGATACGAGCGCGGTCTGTTCGACCCGGACACGCCGCAGGGCGAGTCCCCGTTCGACCACTTCATCTACTGCATCGCCGGTGACGGCTGCCTCCAGGAGGGCATCTCCGCGGAGGCGTCCTCCATGGCCGGGCACCAGGAGCTCGGCAACCTGATCCTGCTGTGGGACGACAACCACATCTCGATCGAGGGCGACACGGAGACGGCGGTCTCCGAGGACACCGTCAAGCGGTACGAGGCCTACGGCTGGCACGTGCAGCGGGTGGCCCCGAAGCCGGACGGCGACCTCGACCCGCACGCCATCTACAACGCGATCCAGGCCGCCAAGCTGGTGACCGACAAGCCGTCGTTCATCGCGATGCGGTCGATCATCGCCTGGCCCGCCCCGAACGCGCAGAACACCGAGGCCGCGCACGGCTCGGCGCTGGGCGACGACGAGGTCGCGGCGACCAAGCGGGTGCTGGGCTTCGACCCGGAGCTGTCCTTCGCGGTGGCCGACGAGGTCCTCGCCCACACCCGTCAGGCGCTCGACCGGGGCCGTGAGCAGCGGGCCGAGTGGGAGAAGGGCTACCAGGAGTGGCGCGCCGCCCAGCCCGCGCGCGCGGCCGAGTTCGACCGCATCGCCGCGTGCGAGCTGCCCGAGGGCTGGGAGGACAAGCTCCCGGCGTTCGAGACCGGCAAGGGTGTCGCGACCCGTGCCGCGTCCGGCAAGGTGCTCCAGGCGCTCGGCGCGGTCATCCCCGAGCTGTGGGGCGGCTCCGCCGACCTTGCGGGCTCGAACAACACGACGATCGACAAGAACTCCTCGTTCCTGCCGGCCGACAACCCGCTGCCGGGCGCGAACCCGTACGGGCGAACGATCCACTTCGGTATCCGCGAGCACTCCATGGCCGCGGAGATGAACGGGATCACGCTGCACGGCAACACCCGCGTCTACGGCGGCACCTTCCTGACGTTCTCCGACTACATGCGCAACTCGGTGCGGCTGTCCGCGCTGATGCACCTGCCGGTCACCTACGTCTGGACGCACGACTCGATCGGCCTCGGCGAGGACGGTCCGACCCACCAGCCGGTCGAGCACATCGCCTCGCTGCGCGCCATCCCCGGCCTCAACGTCGTCCGTCCCGCGGACGCCAACGAGACGGCGATCGCCTGGCGGGAGATCCTCAAGCGCTACACCAAGGTGTTCGGCGAGGGCGCCCCGCACGGCCTCGCGCTGACCCGGCAGGGTGTGCCGACCTACGACCGGGACGAGAACGCCGCGAAGGGCGGCTACGTCCTGTTCGAGGCGGAGGGCGGCGAGCCCGAGGTCATCCTCATCGCCACCGGTTCCGAGGTGCACGTGGCCGTGGAGGCGCGCGAGCAGCTCCAGGCCGACGGTGTGCCGACGCGGGTCGTCTCGATGCCCTGTGTGGAGTGGTTCGACGAGCAGGACCAGGCCTACCGGGACAGCGTGCTGCCGCCGTCGGTGCGGGCGCGGGTCTCGGTCGAGGCCGGTATCGGTCTGACCTGGCACCGGTTCGTCGGAGACGCGGGACGCATTGTTTCGCTGGAGCACTTCGGTGCTTCCGCCGACGGCAAGGTGCTCTTCCGCGAGTACGGCTTCACTGCCGAGAACGTCGCCGCCGCCGCCCGGGAATCGATCGCCGCAGCCCAGCTCTGA
- a CDS encoding COX15/CtaA family protein, whose product MGAVPNVTRADAVALVRNPLALIAERWTPTPRTVRRAALAALVMSVVIVVTGGAVRLTGSGLGCPTWPKCTDDSLTATSAMGFHGVIEFTNRMLTYVLCAAVGWAIIAARSEKPWRRDLTRLGWAQFWIVMSNAVLGGIVVLVGLNPYTVAAHFLLSTALITVAAVMWQRTREGSAAPRPLVGKAVQQLVWCLVAATVLLIALGTVVTGAGPHAGDSSEVDRMHVSWENVAKLHAVLAWIVVTLTFALWFVLKAVDAPRGPLDRTRDLFVILLGQGVIGYVQYFTDLPEALVGLHMLGSCLVWIGVLRVLLSLRERPAHGADLPGPAAESALTRA is encoded by the coding sequence ATGGGGGCCGTGCCAAACGTGACCCGAGCCGACGCCGTAGCCCTCGTGCGCAACCCGCTCGCCCTCATCGCCGAACGCTGGACCCCGACCCCGCGGACGGTGCGCCGCGCGGCGCTCGCCGCGCTGGTCATGTCCGTGGTCATCGTGGTCACGGGCGGCGCGGTACGGCTGACCGGCTCGGGGCTCGGCTGCCCGACCTGGCCCAAGTGCACCGACGACTCGCTCACCGCGACGAGCGCGATGGGCTTCCACGGGGTCATCGAGTTCACCAACCGCATGCTGACCTACGTGCTGTGCGCCGCGGTCGGCTGGGCGATCATCGCCGCGCGTTCCGAGAAGCCGTGGCGGCGCGACCTCACCCGGCTCGGCTGGGCGCAGTTCTGGATCGTCATGAGCAACGCGGTCCTCGGGGGCATCGTCGTCCTGGTCGGCCTCAACCCGTACACGGTCGCCGCGCACTTCCTGCTCTCGACCGCGCTCATCACCGTCGCCGCGGTGATGTGGCAGCGCACCCGTGAGGGGTCCGCCGCGCCGCGCCCGCTCGTCGGCAAGGCGGTGCAGCAGCTCGTGTGGTGCCTGGTCGCCGCGACCGTGCTGCTGATCGCCCTCGGCACGGTGGTGACGGGCGCGGGTCCGCACGCGGGCGACTCCAGCGAGGTCGACCGGATGCACGTGAGCTGGGAGAACGTCGCCAAGCTGCACGCCGTGCTGGCCTGGATCGTGGTCACGCTGACCTTCGCGCTGTGGTTCGTCCTCAAGGCGGTCGACGCCCCCAGGGGCCCGCTGGACCGGACCCGCGACCTCTTCGTGATCCTGCTCGGGCAGGGTGTCATCGGTTACGTCCAGTACTTCACGGACCTTCCCGAGGCGCTGGTCGGGCTGCACATGCTCGGCTCGTGCCTGGTGTGGATCGGCGTGCTGCGCGTCCTGCTGTCCCTGCGCGAGCGGCCCGCCCACGGGGCCGACCTGCCGGGACCGGCCGCGGAGTCGGCGCTCACCCGCGCGTGA